A single region of the Cyclopterus lumpus isolate fCycLum1 chromosome 16, fCycLum1.pri, whole genome shotgun sequence genome encodes:
- the tent5ba gene encoding terminal nucleotidyltransferase 5ba isoform X1 — MSCGDASDQSRRFCVLSWDQVQRLDSILGEAVPIHGRGNFPTLSVQPRQIVQVVRARLEERGVCVKDVRLNGSAASHVLHQDTGLGYKDLDLIFGVSLKDDQAFRLVKDVVLDCLFDFLPAGVSKERISALTLKEAYVQKLVKVCNDTDRWSLISLSNNTGKNVELKFVDSLRRQFEFSVDSFQICLDSLLLFDRCSETPMSESFHPTVIGESVYGDFKEAMDHLCQRTIATRSPEEIRGGGLLKYCHLLVRGFTPTSESDMKHLQRYMCSRFFIDFSDIGEQQRKLEAYLQNHFAGMEHKRYECLMTLHQVVNESTVCLMGHERRQTLSLISMLALKVLAEQNAIPTVTNVTCYYQPAPHVQDINFSNYYIAHVQPPQCSNSYRTWLPCS; from the exons ATGTCTTGCGGTGATGCGTCGGATCAGAGTCGGCGGTTCTGCGTGTTGTCTTGGGATCAGGTGCAGCGCTTGGACTCGATCCTGGGGGAGGCGGTCCCCATCCACGGCCGAGGAAACTTCCCCACTCTGTCCGTGCAGCCGCGGCAGATCGTCCAG GTGGTGCGGGCGAGGCTGGAAGAGAGGGGTGTGTGCGTTAAAGACGTGAGGCTGAACGGCTCCGCTGCCAGCCATGTGCTCCATCAGGACACTGGACTGGGCTACAAGGACCTGGACCTGATCTTTGGCGTGTCGCTGAAAGACGACCAGGCCTTCCGTCTGGTGAAGGACGTCGTGCTGGACTGCCTGTTTGACTTCTTGCCAGCCGGAGTCTCGAAGGAGCGCATCTCGGCACTGACCCTCAAAGAGGCCTACGTACAGAAACTAGTGAAAGTCTGTAATGACACGGACCGCTGGAGCCTCATCTCGCTGTCCAACAACACTGGCAAGAATGTGGAGCTAAAATTTGTGGACTCTTTGCGGCGGCAGTTTGAATTCAGCGTGGACTCCTTCCAGATTTGCCTCGACTCTCTGCTGTTGTTCGACCGCTGCTCAGAGACGCCCATGTCTGAGAGCTTTCACCCCACTGTAATCGGCGAGAGTGTGTACGGGGACTTCAAGGAGGCCATGGACCACCTGTGTCAGAGGACCATAGCAACGCGCAGCCCGGAAGAAATCCGAGGGGGCGGCTTATTGAAatactgccacctgctggtccGAGGGTTCACGCCGACGTCGGAGTCTGACATGAAGCACTTGCAGCGCTACATGTGCTCGCGCTTCTTCATTGACTTCTCTGACATCGGAGAACAGCAGAGGAAACTGGAGGCCTACCTGCAGAACCACTTTGCTGGGATGGAGCACAAACGATACGAGTGCCTGATGACCCTTCACCAAGTGGTGAACGAGAGCACCGTGTGTCTGATGGGCCACGAGCGGCGCCAGACGCTCAGCCTCATCTCCATGCTGGCGCTGAAGGTGCTGGCGGAGCAGAACGCCATCCCCACTGTAACGAATGTCACGTGCTACTACCAGCCGGCTCCGCACGTGCAGGACATCAACTTCAGTAATTACTACATTGCACATGTGCAGCCGCCACAGTGCAGTAATTCATATCGGACGTGGCTGCCCTGTAGCTGA
- the tent5ba gene encoding terminal nucleotidyltransferase 5ba isoform X2 encodes MHFLIMLCLCLISVQVVRARLEERGVCVKDVRLNGSAASHVLHQDTGLGYKDLDLIFGVSLKDDQAFRLVKDVVLDCLFDFLPAGVSKERISALTLKEAYVQKLVKVCNDTDRWSLISLSNNTGKNVELKFVDSLRRQFEFSVDSFQICLDSLLLFDRCSETPMSESFHPTVIGESVYGDFKEAMDHLCQRTIATRSPEEIRGGGLLKYCHLLVRGFTPTSESDMKHLQRYMCSRFFIDFSDIGEQQRKLEAYLQNHFAGMEHKRYECLMTLHQVVNESTVCLMGHERRQTLSLISMLALKVLAEQNAIPTVTNVTCYYQPAPHVQDINFSNYYIAHVQPPQCSNSYRTWLPCS; translated from the coding sequence ATGCATTTCCTTATcatgctgtgtctctgtctcatcTCTGTTCAGGTGGTGCGGGCGAGGCTGGAAGAGAGGGGTGTGTGCGTTAAAGACGTGAGGCTGAACGGCTCCGCTGCCAGCCATGTGCTCCATCAGGACACTGGACTGGGCTACAAGGACCTGGACCTGATCTTTGGCGTGTCGCTGAAAGACGACCAGGCCTTCCGTCTGGTGAAGGACGTCGTGCTGGACTGCCTGTTTGACTTCTTGCCAGCCGGAGTCTCGAAGGAGCGCATCTCGGCACTGACCCTCAAAGAGGCCTACGTACAGAAACTAGTGAAAGTCTGTAATGACACGGACCGCTGGAGCCTCATCTCGCTGTCCAACAACACTGGCAAGAATGTGGAGCTAAAATTTGTGGACTCTTTGCGGCGGCAGTTTGAATTCAGCGTGGACTCCTTCCAGATTTGCCTCGACTCTCTGCTGTTGTTCGACCGCTGCTCAGAGACGCCCATGTCTGAGAGCTTTCACCCCACTGTAATCGGCGAGAGTGTGTACGGGGACTTCAAGGAGGCCATGGACCACCTGTGTCAGAGGACCATAGCAACGCGCAGCCCGGAAGAAATCCGAGGGGGCGGCTTATTGAAatactgccacctgctggtccGAGGGTTCACGCCGACGTCGGAGTCTGACATGAAGCACTTGCAGCGCTACATGTGCTCGCGCTTCTTCATTGACTTCTCTGACATCGGAGAACAGCAGAGGAAACTGGAGGCCTACCTGCAGAACCACTTTGCTGGGATGGAGCACAAACGATACGAGTGCCTGATGACCCTTCACCAAGTGGTGAACGAGAGCACCGTGTGTCTGATGGGCCACGAGCGGCGCCAGACGCTCAGCCTCATCTCCATGCTGGCGCTGAAGGTGCTGGCGGAGCAGAACGCCATCCCCACTGTAACGAATGTCACGTGCTACTACCAGCCGGCTCCGCACGTGCAGGACATCAACTTCAGTAATTACTACATTGCACATGTGCAGCCGCCACAGTGCAGTAATTCATATCGGACGTGGCTGCCCTGTAGCTGA